A segment of the Candidatus Synechococcus calcipolaris G9 genome:
ATGTTGACTTGGATGGGGATGTGGATGGCGATCTACTGGATATGGATCTAGAGGCCGAAAGTGATATTAGTCCCTTGATGATCCTCCACTGGCTAGGGTTTGGCCGCGCTCCTTTGATTTTGCTGCTGGCCACAGACTTTAGTATTTTTGGCATCGTGGGTTGGTTGCTCAATGTTGTGGCCGCAGGAGTCACCGGCGTTATTCCTCAGGGATGGCTCGGAGGTCTGGTGTTTGCCCTATCCCTAGTTATTGCCTTAGGGTCGGGGGGGCTAATAGCGCGGCCCCTGGGTCAAGTGTTTGCTCAGTTTGGGGAAGAGACCAGTGGCGATCGCCTCCTGGGGTGTGATGGCACCGTGAGTTCAGCCGACATTCCCTACAATCGGGAACAGAAAATTGGTCAGATTACGGTTCTTGATCCGGCTCGAAATCGCCTCACCTTACCCTGTGCCTTACCGGATTGGGCCCAAGTTCAGCCCCGCTATGGCGAGACGGTGATGATTATTGATCGCCAAGCCAGTTATTATCTTGTTC
Coding sequences within it:
- a CDS encoding OB-fold-containig protein codes for the protein MLFDLAHLPYWIILGMGILLFLTVILGGIGDEDVDLDGDVDGDLLDMDLEAESDISPLMILHWLGFGRAPLILLLATDFSIFGIVGWLLNVVAAGVTGVIPQGWLGGLVFALSLVIALGSGGLIARPLGQVFAQFGEETSGDRLLGCDGTVSSADIPYNREQKIGQITVLDPARNRLTLPCALPDWAQVQPRYGETVMIIDRQASYYLVLAKDSIDQDQWFQQIKDT